The nucleotide sequence acgtATGTATTAAGCACTCACTCTCATCTGGGAAGATGTCATTTTCATAATAGAAGGTTTTTGCGTGGAATAGGGGGTAAGAAAACTTACGgtggctatatatatatatatatatatatataaaataacaaccaaattaatgtttttttttatttttgaaatgttatctCCAAATCTGTTAATCATTCAatctatcaaaaatataaaaattagttaGGTGAAAGTTATacttttaaatacaagaaacttaaaaatgaaaaaaatattttttcttttaaaacctaaatatccgaacccgagctaaaaatatccaaaccccACCCGAAGTACataaatacccgaacgggttctatatcCCTATACCGAAATATTCTGAAATACTTTGATTCGAACCCGAACGAGTATTCAAACGTCCGCTCCTAAGTAGTATTAAGGGTGTTTCACATATCAACTAATCTGTAATATATTCACTGATGGACATATTGGTTTTAATTCATCGTCTTGCTTGAGAGGTGTTTTCTATAGAGAAAGGTGCTCATAACTTAATTGCTAGGCAAAACGATGAACTGTTGGtcacatatttaattatatgCCATCATACCATCTTAGTAACTTATAACATAagtaatatatacaaattatatacatatatcttaACTTTTATATGTTTCGTTCTACACAGTCAgtcataaacaaaaacaaaaccaaatgaTACATGGACTAAATATCGGTTTGCAGGTGTGTGTGCATTACCCTGACGATTGGGAAACTCCGTTCGTAGGAGACTAATCTAATCATGAATGAGGTAAATAACTGTGGGTAGACTCTCTTCATTGTCTTCTTTGTAATGTTgataagtttaaaaataatatataaaagttaCAATATATTAATAGTCGAGACTAATATGAGTagtagggctgttcaatatggtaaaactgaaccgtaccgaaccgaatcgaaccgaaatagataatatggtttggttttggtatatatcatataaaccgaatgaatataattttataaaaaccgtaggatttggatatggtttggtatataaccgattaaaccgaataaaccgaacaaaaccgattaaaagtagaaacatgtaaatatgtatatattttataacaatacatgaaaatctatttgttacataagttaaatttgtgttaataagtattaccataattttatagtaataaagaaccttactttgtaaaacacttaaactataattaaataacaatacatcgtaATTtatacatcttattttctaaatcttcttttgatcttttttctttattttagtctttactaaattaatatgaagattataaatttgatggacaataattaatggaaaattttcataacttttttcttatctgtaaacaaacagagtttcgtgttaaattaaaaaaaaaaacataactttaatgaacactaaatatggaagggtggaaaaacttttctttcatgtttctgttttgtttcatatttttattttcaaaatttcaaactttcattttagttatagatttgattattttatttgatggtagaagcatttttacttttttgttcatttatttgaacatgtaatatatttttaataaatgactgtgttgataatatgactctaaaattcatataatatgatttcaaactaaataattatgttttttggtataaaaccgaataaaccgaaaaccgacggtatataaaccgaaccgaaccgaagtaaatatggatttagaatggtagttatattttactaaccgaaataccgaaaaccaaaaaaaaacgaacctaaaccgaaccgatatccggattgaacacccatTGAGTAGGATTggattactatttttttaattggttaGTATATAATTAGgagatataaatataaatgaaagACGGAATTTTTGGTAGCTTATGTGGtctatttttcatttcttaaattacacttaatgaattttagtttttaaggcAAAGCTAATGTCACAAAAATTAATATCCCAAAGAAAGTCAAGGGCAAATCCATAAAAGGGATCCAGTTTTAATAGTACTAGgggttggcccgccctacgggcgggtgagtttacattaaaactattttatattaatttttttttaattttataaaacatttgaaatttactttatattaggaataataaatataatttatttttattctaagatcaaattgtaaattttattaaatttgttggTTTGAATTGGAAAGACCACTAacataagttacaaaaaaaacactaaCATTGTTTTTTGTTAGAgaacacaaaattattatattaaaatttttggtgattgtaataatttatattcCTATTTGATTTCCATTTCAATTTTTCattgaagaaaatataaagtatgaataactactattttttatattgttgttAACTATTTTTCCTATTGATTTGGGTTTCATGGGTTTTTCTTTATGTAAAGTTGGTACGATGATTTAATgtattgtattttatagttttgtcaTATTTGTTTGATTGTTATGTGTAACAATTCTTTCGGGTGATTATAGATGATCTATTTTAGTTTTGTCATGTTTGTTTGATTGTTATGCATAACAATTCTTTCGGGTGATTATAGatgatttattttagttttgtataGTGTTTGTTTTACCTGAGTCTGATGCTTTCAAGCCCGTTGGCCCCGTGAGGCTTTTTTACCATGGCGTTGGGTGTAGGTACGTCTAATAGCAAGTTCTGCTTCACCTTGTTAGGGTGCGTGCAAATGAGTATGTTCTCAGGTGAGGCTGAGTGTTTCTTAAGTCAAGTATATTTTTTGTGTGTGCGGGTGGCATTTGGGCTGACTTGAGCTAACATTTGaaagatattttagttttgtccTGGGAGTGGGAATGTGGAATTCATCTCGGCTGATTTCTTGTAGCATAATAGATGCATACCTGGATTATTTCAACGTTGCGCATAATTTTTGTTGAAAGTAAATGCATGGATAATCACCATTAACTTGAGGTATTtgtataagtttaaaatttgaagCAAGCATGATAGCTTTTGAGAtttgtattgtttttaaaaGGTCAGGaggtttttgttgttgtatatatataataagatattatatatatatatcttacgTATTGTTGAGGAGTTTTTTTGTTGATACATAtaatttatcttattatatatataaatttttaggaTAATCAGAATTACTCATTGTGATAATTTCTGAAAAAATTAGCAAAtaagtcaaaaatatttttatactattaTATGTGAAGTGATTTATTCTTTCTTACACTAAAAGATAGAGTGTTTAAAGTCTTTATTACtcttaataaataattagattagatttgttgatatataattacagataaattaaaaatgaattcatTAATTTGATAATCGCCATTATCTAAAAGATTCAATATTatgttattcaaaaatattttacatcatagtattttagaaataaatataaatctatgtatatagttttatgtatatatgaatttttcaattttattgtacagaacaaaaaaatttataaaaatgaaaactttatcttatatcaaaaatttaaaatttaattagttatttaatatttcaaaagtataaaataatttatttctaagagtttttgaattgataatataattatttacaatttttttgcaAAAGTTTTGCAAAAATATTGAGCACGCAAGTGCGGACAAAATAcctaattgtttttaattgtaAAGACTAGGTAAGATGAGATTTTCTTTGATGGAAGAGGTGGGCGAAAAtgtgaatgatatatatatcacaCCTATGTGAACTCAGCTTGTAGTTGATTTCTCTGTTTCAGGTGAAACGTTAATGAACATCCATCTACATAGCACCCTTTCAACAGTCTCGAAGATTAACCATCCATCTATTGCACTACCATTGGTGAGAGACTGCTAATAACGTAGGAAGGTTACGTGGGTGTATTTATGGAATGAATTAACGGTACATATATTGTAGTAATTGTCGGTGCGTTTGATGTAAGCTTGCCCCTTCACGTCATGATAGTCTTATATAGTAACTTAGTTAAATTACAGTTTCAAGAAGGCTTAAGATGTTAGTGTTTGCAAGTCGAGCAAGGGAATGTGTAATTCGATGTGAATCAAGTTTGTAGTTCTTCACCAATTCATTCGTCGCTGGGGTAAGATATGGTATACACCTATACAGTTAGTGCTATCTGCAGACTGCAGGCTATGATGTAAACTTGAGAAGCATGTAAAGTCATGTATTTCTTAAATAGTCCAGATAAATACCGAATCCATCTTAATAAAGTTAAAGAGACTCAAATTttgaagatttttaaaaatagaattgCTTGAtgaatattacatatataaatcattttaaatggCAGAGTTTTATTAACATTTCGATAAGGACCataatcatgtttttttttttaaatgtgtttttgatTATCTACATGTACTCGAAGTATGTAAGATCATAACAATGGCATCGGCTTCAGAATATGAGACGTGGAAATCAATCAAAAAGACTGCATTTAATTAACAATACCATTGGGACGAAAGCCTAAATTTTAGGAGACTGGAGCAGTTGAAACAGACAGCCTCCACCTATTGAGCTCTGAGCGAACCCCCCTCTAGTCATTATCTTATTGTCCATTCGACGTTGACCTACCTGTTCTTCATCTAGCTGTCCTAGTAAccttgttttatttgttttagcaTTTGTTCCCAAGTAACTTTTTTTCTCAAGAAACTACAGCTAATCTTGTTCCAAagtgtttttttctaaatctcTTTTTGGGTGTTTAGGAACCACCAAGCTGCATAAGGAGAATGGGATCCAAGCTAACAACTTGTATCAATTTGTACTGaagttaaaacaaaaacttttattCAATTTGTTCACATTcttagcaaacaaaaaaaaacagttaaacAGTAGCCTTTAGCTCAAAGATACCTTCTTCAATGGTGAGAAGAGAGCCACCAAAAGCACCACCACCAAAATCAAAGATCAAGACGTTCTTCTCTCCAACACTGTCACCTTCTTGTCAAGACCATAAGCAATGGCTGCTGCAGTGGGCTCGTTGATGATACGCATAACATTAAGACCAGCGATGACACACCAGCGTCCTTTTTGGCTTGACACTGATAGTCGTTGAAGTAAGCTGGAATAGTGACAACAGTACTCTTTACAGTGACATGAAGCTATGGCTTCAGCGATCTCACGTATCTTGATGAGAACCATGGAAGAGATCTCCTCGGTGTCGAACTGTTTCTCTTCGCCTTTGTAGTTGACGAAGATCATGGGTTTATGGAGAGAGATTGAAGATGATTACCATTAAGATGGATTGAATCGGAGAGGATGAAGAATCAGAATCGTTATTTTCTCTAGCTCTAGGTTTCAAACTAACTCTTCCGTTTCCAAAAGCCAAAAGCATTTTTaagcttattttttttttctttccgtATCATATTTAACATATTGGGCTGCGAAATAGTTTAAATGGACTGGACAGactacttatttttttaattgcaaaCCCACTCCGCCAGTGACGTGGCACTTTGATTGGTGCTTGATTATTTTGACTATGTAGATAGCCTTAGGAAGCTTAAAAATAGCcccttttatatagtgggaTTGATGATTTTTCTTTCACCATTAGCGACCTTGGTATAAAAGATGGTACAACATACATTTCATTCTTTTACTATGTGTTGTCTCATTTCAGTTTTTCTTTTCAGAAAATTTACAATCTTTAGGAAAAAGATTTTTAGCATATTCAGAGAATAACTGTTACAAAAAGTCGAATATTTCatgcaaaaaggtttttgttttgtctttataAGAAAGCTTTAAAAGcgaaaacatgaaagaaaacaaaagctaTAAACTTGATGTGGGGACTAACATATAGATAAAAACTTTTAGAAAAAgctagaaaatataaaaatgaatatgaTCAATTCAACTATCCAAACCATAACCTATAAgatatacttttatttatatgataaaagttTGCATCTTGTAAAATTTCACTTTTTTCGATTGGaccaccaaaaataaaataaaattcctGCAACAAAAGACTCGAAAGATTATGCTTTTTCCTATAAACCATTTCCCAACTCCTTGTGTTTTCTTCAATGTTTGAAcctttataaacatataaatcgATAATGATCAATTCAACTAATCAAACCATAATCTAACAGCAAACGCAAAACTGTTGCTTAATACAGAGGCTAAAAAACCGAAACAAAAGCTAaaagcaaaaagaaagaaaaattcatGGAGAAGATGAATACATGTACCCATCCATACATTTTTCATCAGAAGAACTCAAACTCTAAATAAGGACCTGATGAAGAATCTGATTGTTGTGAATGcttttcttgttgttgttgaactGATGACTTGAGGGTCTCATTTAGTATCGAAAGATCGATAGGTTTCGGTATCTCTGGCGGGTTTGTGCTTCTGATAAGAGCCCAATTCACATTGTTAAAGAAAGGATGTTGCTTAATCTCTGTAGCACCTTTCTTGAAACCTAGCCTCTTCTTAGGATCTTTAGCAAGCAAACCTCTTATCAAATCTTTAGCTGCAAAGCTTATAGACCCTTCTGGAAACTTTAGCGGCTGTCCAACAACGTTGAACAGCGTTTCGCGGTTACCGTTACCTTTAAACGGCGTTTTTCCGGTTAACAACTCGTAGAGGAAAATACCAAAAGTCCACCAATCAACAGAGCTTCCATGACCATCTCCTCTTATAATCTCAGGTGCTAAATACTCGTGAGTCCCCACGAATGACATAGACCGAGCATCCGTTGGCTCAGCTATCAGCATTGGGAGTGAATCTGAACCACCTTTCTCGGTTTTGTTGGCCTTTCTTGGTTTACCGTTGAGGAAACGAGGCTTGAAGCACGATGGTTGGATACATGCTATTGGTAATTTGCAGGATGGATCTACTATGCAAGACGGTTGAACACAGTACGAAGCAATGTCACAAGAAGGCTGTGAGGTGGATTGAATCAGTGTAGGACTCGCGAAACTCTGCAAGGAGAGATCGAAATCCGAAAGCATAATGTGACCATCCTCCCTCACCATTACATTCTCTGGCTTCAAATCTCTGTACACTACACCCATCATGTGAAGATACTCGAGCGCAAGAAGTACTTCAGAAGCATAAAACCTGCAGATTCGAGAAACAGAGGATCCATTAGAATGtgaaaaattgtttcaaattcTTAAAAGAGCGTAAACAGAAACAATCaaaatcaatttgatttcaCTATTAGccaagaaaaagacaaaacagaGTTCAATGGATTCAGATTCTTAACAAACAAACCAAGTTGACTTCACTTTCAGACAAAACAGACGATCCATTAGAATGTAAAAAGGTTTCAAATTTGATTTCACTATTAGCCAAACCCAAAACATTGccaagaaaaagacaaaacagaGTTCAATGGATTCAGATTCTTACAGCTACACACtgaacaaacaaaaaccaaTTTGACTTCACTTTCAGACAAAACCCAGAATCAAAAACAGTAGATCCACTATGTTTTCagacaaaacccaaaaaagcaTGAAACTGAAGAGATCAAAAAGCAAAAAGTAACCTGGCGGCTTGCTCGGAGAAATGTTTTCCGGGCTGTTTTTGCCGGAGAATATGAAGATCTCCGCCGCTGCAAAACTCCATGAGAAGACAAGAAAACTTCTCAGTCTCGAAATGGGAGTAAAGCGTCGGCAAGAAAGGATGATCCAGCAAACCGAGAATCTCTCTTTCGGTCTGGGCCCTAACCAGTTTCTTCCTCCCCACCAACATTCCTTTATCCATCACTTTCATGGCGAAGAAACATCCCATCTCTCTTAGCTCAGCTAAGTACACGCTCCCGATATCTCCGCATCCCAGCTTCTTCAACAGCCTGAAATGCCCTAAACCCAGATCCTCGTTCTTGCTGCATTTCACGCTCTGAATCGCGTCCCATCGGAGATCGTTCCCTTTATGCGGCTTCGAGGGAGAGAAGACCCTTTTGAAAGCGGCTTCATTCGTATCGAGATTAGCTTCGCTGCTAACACTGTTGCTGCTACAGAAACTTAAGCTGACACTGTTGTTGAGCCTTACGTCTTGGGAGCCATTGCTGCTGCTGGGTTTGAAGCTCTCGGATCCAGACGCTTGACTCGAGTCAGCATTGGAGGAAGAATCATGTGAAGACTCGAGATTTGGAGTTTGTCTGCTCATGACTAGAGAAGAAGATCGATAAAATGAGAAATGGAGAAGAAAGAGTGTTTACTTGTAAAGAATCTATGGGGTTTGTGTTGTGTTGTTGATGGTCAAGGTTCTGTGATGTGACTCGAGGTggtcaaagagagagagagaaagagacgaCATTGAGATTGTTGatgaaaaaaatgtatttaatttatttatgaaggggattttcaaattttgaaacagTGGTTTGGTAAACTGTGTGTGTTGAGAGTAAAACAGTGATGTTTTGTTATTGTTAAATTAATGTGATTAACGATTAGTATTGCTGTTAACCCCAATGAAACCAATAGTGGATAATACTCGTATCATGTGTCACGGTGaagattatataaaataaaataaacaattgcGTAGTTGTAGTTATATGCTTGTTTGTTTGTAATGTGTACATATTAATTTCTCTTCTGAATTGTGGGTCATGTATACCATCTTAGTTTTACATAATATACTATGATACAgggaaacctctataaattaatagtgTTGTGATTACACCAaagctataatttttttattaatttatagaaatattaatttatcgatataattgaaccaaaaactcaatttgaaactataaaattatattattttatagagattttttgtgtatattaatttactaggtgttttgcccgcactTGCGggcttaataattttataaaattttgtaaagaaatatattatcaattcaaaaaaactTGAATACGTTACTTTCATGCTTTTTAAagatttaataattaatttaatattaaattttctatatacgctaaagtttttcattttaataatatctattattatgtaaaataatcctcaaaaaatttatatatacataaaactatatacatgaatttatagttattttaatataatatagtaaAAGATAGAAGATTTAtggggttttaacgttaaaacccctcaactaaattttttttatattgacatgtaataaatattatctaaaattatttattaaactaataattgagtataaaatattattaatattttttgaataatattaagttatatgttttctgtgtgtttttagttttaaatttttagtatttaaattttttattaaaatatgttttcggataacaacacaaaatatatttgaattatcttttattttaaaatatatctttcagattttggataagttttgtttattattaataataacttatctaaccaaataattttaaattcgtttttattttttagttaatttatagattttattcattaagggtataaacgatattaaccgctctaacttttaacgtgagagctcgattccaaaaatttacttcgcaaataatagtatagatagagtattaatttaaagaggttatattGTAGTTAGAGATTTTGATCCACACTGATGTTTGTTCAATTTATAATGGATAACATTCATAATTAATTGATggtttttagttgttttttatttgttagttATTCATATTGTATATTGTGGTTTGacaatcaaaataatatattgtggttatttgttttataaaatttaaattctactCGACATGGAAgaacaaatatataaactaacaaatatataaaactattgtattatatttcaaACTGTATAATTgaattggtttattttaatgatataatTTGTCTTGtaatattcttttgaatatataCGAATGTTTGTAATTCTTTCAGTTATTTGCCTCTACCCTAATTACACTAGAAACCGTCCATTTCCAGTATATCCTTTGTAATCACAACGTCAATAACCATGCCCATGGAACTGAACAATAAGCTCGGATTGGTAATGATTTTGGCTCTAAAACTATGGCCGTAGAGAATTTGGCTGTTGAAACCTCATTTTTTATTTgcgttttattaaaatcaaattgATAGTTAACATTGTTGAAGTTTTgatgaataatatttaaaatatttattttaaatgtaaaattatacaacaattaaaaatttaaatatatatgattgtaAAAGTAGTACAATATGGATctcaaatgaacaagaaaaaaatcaatgatTAATTTGTCaatctttaattttaataaaattattacaaacttaaataaaatatttacttacgaaggaaaataaaaaaagaaacagttttttgagaaaaaaattaaaaaaaaaaaggaaaaagaaaaaacaacacaaaagaagaaggagaaaattATAATAACTTTACAAACTTTTTGggtgattattttttttaaaagcctgattggtaaaaaaataagttttttagaCTTTCTAATCTCACAGTCATACATAGTATATGCAATATTGAAAGGGTGTGTGATGACAAAATTATCATTAACAAAAGCTTTAGGTTTTAGTTAAAAACGATTGACATAAGTTGTAATTTCCCacttgaaaataaatttaaattgtatgttgtattttaatatgtaaaatattagaATTTACTCATTTTGAAATAcgaaaaatatcttatataataaaaacatgtttactCTCCCCTGGATACGCCACCTCTGCGCCAGGTCAGAAAGTCGAACTATGTGGGTGTGACACGTGTCACAAGAGAACAAAACACATCACTTCGTTTAATCTGAAATTCAATGGGCTTTTATCGTTGTGCATCACCACTTTTTAATGTGTTATTTGGGCTTCAAAAGCCTTACACGTCTACATTCGTATAAATTTTATCGGCACAaacaaagcttttatcaaaCCACCTTCTTCGTAGTGGTATCGTCTCTTCCTTTTTCCTCTTCCCAGAAACTTAACGTCTCCATTAGCGGTTATTCTTAAGTTCATGCTTTAAAGCTTAATAACAACAACGCCACTCTTTTCCGCACCTTACTCCATCTGCCGCCATTGCCCCTATAGTCTCTGATCTACCATAAATGTCAAACCTAGCGTTGTTTTCTAGGTTTCGAACCCTTTTGGTATGAAAATCTGACCCTCCAAGTCAGAGCCTCGATGGGTTCTCGAGCCGGATTCACGGCTCAAGATAACGCTGCTTCGCACAAGAGTAACAACTGGTAGCAGCAACATCGGTGATGGGTTAGCGATAGGTGAGTCTCAGATGTCTCTGGAGATTTTTGAAGCTTTGAGTGCTAGAGGAATTCAGAAACTCTTTCCTATTCACGTAAGCTCTTGTTTCTGGAATGGGGTCGATTGAAAGTTATCTgatttttaactaaatattgATGTTTGTTGTTTGTGTAAAGAGTTGTGCTTGAGCCAAAGATATAAGGTCGTGGTAAAGAAATGAACTAGAAAGACTCTTGCTTTTGAGATTCATGTCATTGACAGAATCAAAAAGGTCTACTCTAAACACGAGTTTGTCAATCCTATGATTGTACTTGCATATTCGAAGACTCAAATATTCACactttatatgatttttatgaAGATTTGATGTCTGAAAAGTGTGGGAAGaacctttttttgtttggttttggcTCCGACACGAGAGCTTGCTGGTTATGTTGAGAAGGAATTTAGAGAAGCTCTATCTCTCGGTGATGCACTGAACAGAAGATTGAGCAACTGTATGGATACATCAACAGAAGGTGCAGATACATGTCAGTTGAACTCTGCTTCTGCAATATGTTCTTTGTCAAAGTGAAGCGCATACAATCATATCCTGATTGCTGAAGCAAGAGCAATCCCTGTTGGGGATCCTCTCTATATATGAAATAACAGAGAGCTGATAATTTTTGCTGGTGCAGTCACTTCTAAGAAATGCAACTTCAAATAATCACTACTTCCGCTCCAATAGCATGTCGTAGGATTATGATTTCAACATAAAAAGTAATAACTCTTATAACATACACAAAAGTTGCCCACAACCCAATCCTTCCGAAcccaaaatattacaaatcacataaatttttgcaaaaaaaaatcacatgaaGACCATTTGAAACCCTCACAGCATATTAATGCTATATCTCCTTATATAAAAAcaactattgttttttttggacAATATAAAAAACTATTGTAAACAAGCAAAACATATCTTATCACATATAATCATTATCTCACACATCTCTTACAAATGCAAACCTAAAACACAAACgacaaaatcatacaaaaaataataatctagatCACAAGTAAAGTATATCCCATTCGTATGGCAGTCATCCTAGTAAAATATGAAATGTAGTACAATTTAATGATAAGTataaataatgaattaaaattagataaataaagtgatgaataaataaagaaagaaagagagaaaacagAGTTTGGGAAATAAGATCAAAAGTAGTTTTAGACTTTGTATATCAAACCTGatttaaaaacacaattaccaaTGCCAGTTTGGACCTCTAGTAGTTTGCTGAGTTTCAACGTTTTTTTGTGATGTCTCTTTAGAGTATTTCCTAGTAATAAAAGATTACTATGTAGGCAaggcaaacaaaaataaacatcaaaccttgatgattattttattttggaaattgatttacattttttatttgtgtCTTAAAGCATTTTTTctaatataaaactattttttcaaaagTAATTATATACTGAAAATGAGTTCTACTCTAACTCTATTTCTATTTTGAAGCTGGAAATATAATAATGAACcatcaaaatttttattgttcTATTTGtggagtaaacctattttaTTCTATTGTGAAGTGGAAAATagtgtataattaaaataaataagttgAATATGCtcgctgacaaaaaaaagttgaataTGCTCTTACAAAATTCTAGGTAAAGCTGGATCTGTCGCCTAGGTTTAATGAGCTACAGTTATGTTACATTGTGGTTTCTTAAAGGTAATAACTATCTTGatcaaaagaaaatcataagaATTTGAAAGAAATTGTATTGTCATTTTCTGAAGATGGGAATAATATATGGTTGGGCGAACGAATGTTTAGAAAACTTAACTGTAAATATACAAAGCACCATTAAAACATACCACAAATACATACTCCAATAAACATCAAAGCTAGAAAGTATGCTAATTTATATTTCATCGAGAAAAGAGTAAAAATAAactagattagggatacataatAATAATCTATATACAAAATCCTCAAGAGTCAAAgccaaaatgaaaatgaaatacGTTAGTAATTAACAAGATAATCAAACCTACGAAAATAAagtaatctaatttttttctcaaccaATTCCAGTAAATAGCATCTTCTATACTATAAAGAAGACTATTCTCTTCTTCTCAGCTTGCCACGTCACTAAATCGAATTCTAACAATGCGACACGTGTTCGTGCTCATGTTATACTCTGCGTTTCATTAAAGCTTGATGTGGGCTGGTGTTTTCAATTACGGTTTTGATACATATTGGATCTCAATAATAATAGGCCCATTTCAAAATCATGAGAGATGCAAGCCGATTAAATGGCAACACCG is from Brassica napus cultivar Da-Ae chromosome A4, Da-Ae, whole genome shotgun sequence and encodes:
- the LOC106446013 gene encoding serine/threonine-protein kinase D6PKL1, whose product is MSRQTPNLESSHDSSSNADSSQASGSESFKPSSSNGSQDVRLNNSVSLSFCSSNSVSSEANLDTNEAAFKRVFSPSKPHKGNDLRWDAIQSVKCSKNEDLGLGHFRLLKKLGCGDIGSVYLAELREMGCFFAMKVMDKGMLVGRKKLVRAQTEREILGLLDHPFLPTLYSHFETEKFSCLLMEFCSGGDLHILRQKQPGKHFSEQAARFYASEVLLALEYLHMMGVVYRDLKPENVMVREDGHIMLSDFDLSLQSFASPTLIQSTSQPSCDIASYCVQPSCIVDPSCKLPIACIQPSCFKPRFLNGKPRKANKTEKGGSDSLPMLIAEPTDARSMSFVGTHEYLAPEIIRGDGHGSSVDWWTFGIFLYELLTGKTPFKGNGNRETLFNVVGQPLKFPEGSISFAAKDLIRGLLAKDPKKRLGFKKGATEIKQHPFFNNVNWALIRSTNPPEIPKPIDLSILNETLKSSVQQQQEKHSQQSDSSSGPYLEFEFF